DNA from Saccharomyces cerevisiae S288C chromosome V, complete sequence:
AACTGCTTTTGATGAAGGTAAGGACTTGATGGTTACCATCATCTCCGCTATGGGTGAAGAAGCCGCCATCTCCTTCAAGGAAGCTGCTAGAACCGATTAAACCGGTTAACATCATGGCATGGGatataaatgaaaaaagaaaaaaaaactccGACGCCCCTTCCATCACATCATGTACTCTTCGCTGAACCgggtttttttctttgcaatttttttttcgttctCCTAAAGCATACACAAAtaaatccttttttttattttctatttattttgttatttatCATCTATATAGCAATAATATACTTTGTTTTTATTCGTATTTCacacttttctttttccttatgCAGGCAGTGTAATTCATTGGGGAGGATGATTTTCATGTGCGCATATCTACCGGCTGCAAGCAGCCGGTCGGTGGCAAATCCGGCGCTTCCccctcaaaaaaaaaaaaaaaaaaaaaaaaagggaactCTCAGAACGGGGGAGGTTGAAGAGCAGGCCAAGGGAAATATTAGTTTTGACCTATGTGGGAAACAGAATTTTCAATGAGTTATGGCAACTTGGCCGAGTGGTTAAGGCGAAAGATTAGAAATCTTTTGGGCTTTGCCCGCGCAGGTTCGAGTCCTGCAGTTGTcgttatttttctcttttttttcaatttcccTTGTTCGTCAGATCGAGGCGGTAGAAGAAACAATTACTTTTCCTAAATGGGTAAAAACTCGTGTtttaggaaaaaaaagaaaaatttggtcAAAACTCGAAAGATAGGTTCTTAATCTTCTTTCAAGTTGAAAAGGCCTACGCTCTTTTCCTTGAAGCATTTTCATCCTACTGCTCGTATTGAACTCCACTATAAGCGCACCAAAAAGATACAAACGTCAATTATGGAAGGCTCAACGGGATTTGATGGAGACGCTACTACTTTTTTCGCTCCAGACGCTGTGTTTGGTGACAGAGTGCGCAGATTTCAAGAGTTTTTAGATACTTTCACCTCATACAGAGACTCTGTAAGGTCCATACAAGTTTACAACAGCAATAACGCGGCCAACTACAACGATGATCAAGATGACGCAGACGAACGAGATTTGCTAGGTGATGACGACGGTGATGAtcttgaaaaggaaaagaaagcagcATCGTCCACCTCATTGAATATACTCCCTCACAGGATTATCATCTCGCTTGATGACTTGAGAGAATTCGACAGGTCGTTCTGGTCGGGCATTTTAGTCGAACCAGCATACTTCATCCCGCCTGCCGAAAAGGCGCTTACTGACCTAGCAGATTCCATGGACGATGTTCCACATCCCAATGCCTCTGCAGTATCGTCTCGCCATCCTTGGAAGCTTTCGTTCAAAGGCTCATTTGGTGCACACGCATTGTCTCCTCGTACTCTAACGGCACAACATTTAAACAAACTGGTCTCTGTTGAGGGTATCGTAACTAAGACTTCGTTGGTCAGGCCAAAGCTTATCAGATCTGTCCACTACGCGGCAAAGACTGGTAGATTCCATTACAGAGATTATACAGATGCTACTACAACTCTCACCACCCGCATCCCAACGCCTGCCATCTATCCAACGGAGGACACTGAAGGTAACAAACTAACCACCGAATATGGGTATAGTACGTTCATAGACCATCAGCGTATCACTGTGCAAGAAATGCCCGAAATGGCCCCCGCTGGCCAACTTCCCAGGTCCATTGACGTCATTCTCGATGACGACCTTGTGGACAAGACCAAGCCAGGTGACAGAGTTAACGTTGTCGGGGTATTCAAGTCGCTTGGTGCTGGTGGCATGAACCAGTCCAACTCTAATACATTGATCGGGTTCAAAACTCTGATCCTAGGTAATACGGTGTATCCTCTCCACGCCAGATCCACGGGTGTCGCTGCGAGACAAATGTTGACAGATTTCGATATaagaaatatcaataaactatccaaaaaaaaggacaTTTTCGATATCTTGTCTCAATCTTTAGCGCCTTCTATTTATGGACATGACCATATAAAGAAAGCCATTTTATTGATGCTCATGGGAGGTGTGgagaaaaatttagaaaatgGCTCGCATTTAAGAGGTGACATCAATATCCTAATGGTGGGTGATCCATCCACTGCCAAGTCCCAATTGCTAAGGTTTGTGTTGAATACAGCATCACTGGCAATTGCTACTACTGGTAGAGGTTCTTCCGGTGTCGGTTTGACCGCAGCGGTCACTACTGATAGGGAAACAGGTGAAAGAAGACTAGAGGCTGGTGCCATGGTTCTTGCTGACCGCGGGGTTGTATgtattgatgaatttgataagATGACAGATGTGGATAGAGTCGCCATTCATGAAGTAATGGAACAACAAACGGTGACGATTGCCAAAGCAGGTATTCACACAACATTAAATGCTCGTTGTAGTGTTATTGCTGCCGCAAATCCCGTTTTTGGGCAGTACGATGTCAATAGAGATCCACACCAAAACATTGCCCTACCGGACTCGCTGTTGTCTCGTTTTGATTTACTATTTGTTGTGACAGACGATATCAATGAAATCAGAGATAGATCCATTAGTGAGCATGTCTTAAGAACACACAGATATTTGCCTCCAGGTTATTTAGAGGGTGAACCTGTGAGAGAGCGTTTGAATTTATCATTAGCCGTTGGGGAGGATGCAGATATAAATCCTGAAGAGCATTCCAACTCCGGGGCTGGTGTAGAAAATGAAggagaagatgatgaagaccATGTCTTCGAAAAGTTCAACCCCTTATTACAAGCAGGTGCTAAGTTAGCAAAAAACAAAGGTAACTATAACGGTACAGAAATTCCAAAGCTAGTCACCATCCCATTCTTAAGAAAGTACGTTCAATATGCCAAGGAAAGGGTTATTCCACAGTTAACACAAGAAGCCATCAATGTTAttgtgaaaaattatacTGATTTAAGaaacgatgataataccaaaaaatcgCCCATTACTGCAAGAACTTTGGAGACTTTGATCAGATTAGCCACAGCTCACGCCAAAGTCAGGTTATCCAAAACAGTCAACAAGGTGGATGCTAAAGTGGCTGCCAATCTACTAAGGTTTGCACTATTGGGTGAGGATATCGGCAATGATATcgatgaagaggaaagtGAATACGAAGAAGCTTTGTCGAAGAGGTCTCCACAGAAATCACcgaaaaaaagacaaagagTCAGACAACCAGCAAGCAACTCTGGATCCCCAATCAAATCTACTCCAAGAAGGTCAACGGCATCTTCCGTTAATGCCACGCCATCGTCAGCACGCAGAATATTACGTTTTCAAGATGACGAACAGAACGCTGGTGAAGACGATAACGATATAATGTCACCGCTTCCTGCGGATGAGGAAGCTGAATTACAAAGAAGGCTTCAACTGGGGTTGAGAGTGTCTCCAAGACGTAGAGAACATCTTCACGCACCTGAGGAAGGTTCGTCGGGACCTCTTACCGAGGTCGGTACTCCAAGATTACCTAACGTATCTTCTGCAGGTCAGGATGATGAGCAACAACAGTCagttatttcttttgacaATGTGGAGCCTGGTACCATTTCTACTGGTAGATTGTCTTTAATCTCAGGTATTATTGCGCGTCTGATGCAAACagaaatatttgaagaagaatccTATCCTGTGGCCTCTTTGTTCGAAAGAATCAACGAAGAACTACCGGAGGAGGAAAAATTCTCCGCTCAAGAATATTTAGCAGGTTTGAAGATCATGTCGGACAGAAATAACTTAATGGTTGCTGACGATAAAGTTTGGAGAGTCTGATGTCACAGGAATGTTTACTAAAAGACTTCCATTCttggctttttttctttttgtcaTTCATAATTTTCAGTTCATTTCCAGATTATTTAGTTCATTAATTGTTATTCGTGTATTAAAGAATTATGTATTAAAACGCttatttccttcttttgtttgaatGTGTTGTAAGCAGTTATGGGGCACTATATCTTCTGTTAATGAATATGTGTGATACTTTGGCTTATCTTACTTGCTCATTCGTGGCTTCTTGTCACGCCATACGTTACGCGtttctcttcctcttcgCGTGTTCTGAATAAAGCCAAGTGGCAATGTCTCTTCCACCATATAACATGAAGCTTTAGCAAGCTTTTAGCTCTAGACATAGTTGACATATCAGACCTACAGAAACATAGGAATCGGTAAATGACAAAGAAATCATTTGTGAGCAGTCCTATTGTTAGGGACTCGACATTGCTGGTACCAAAGTCATTAATAGCAAAGCCGTACGTATTACCGTTTTTCCCGTTATACGCTACCTTTGCCCAACTATATTTCCAGCAATATGATCGTTACATCAAAGGACCTGAGTGGACTTTTGTCTACTTGGGGACATTGGTATCCTTGAACATCCTAGTCATGTTAATGCCTGCTTGGAATGTCAAGATCAAGGCGAAATTCAACTACAGTACTACTAAAAATGTCAATGAAGCTACTCACATTCTCATCTACACCACTCCAAATAATGGTTCTGATGGTATCGTTGAAATTCAGAGAGTAACTGAAGCGGGCTCTTTGCAGacttttttccaatttcaaaagaaaagattctTGTGGCATGAAAATGAGCAggtattttcttcaccaaAGTTCCTTGTTGATGAATCCCCAAAGATCGGtgatttccaaaaatgtaAGGGCCATTCCGGTGACCTAACTCATTTGAAGAGACTATATGGTGAGAATAGTTTTGATATTCCTATTCCAACATTTATGGAATTATTCAAAGAGCACGCTGTTGCGCCATTGTTTGTTTTCCAAGTTTTCTGTGTTGCCTTATGGCTATTGGATGAGTTCTGGTATTATTCTTTGTTTAACTTATTCATGATTATCTCCATGGAGGCAGCTGCAGTATTTCAAAGATTAACTGCCTTGAAGGAATTTAGAACTATGGGTATCAAACCTTATACCATTAACGTGTttagaaacaaaaaatggGTAGCATTGCAAACCAATGAATTGTTACCTATGGATTTAGTGTCTATAACAAGAACCGCCGAGGAGAGCGCAATTCCTTGCGATTTGATCTTGCTCGATGGCTCCGCTATTGTTAATGAAGCAATGCTTTCAGGTGAATCTACTCCCTTGTTAAAGGAATCCATTAAATTACGTCCTAGTGAAGATAATTTACAACTGGACGGTGTTGACAAGATTGCTGTGTTACATGGTGGTACAAAGGCATTACAAGTAACACCTCCTGAACATAAATCGGATATCCCTCCTCCACCTGATGGAGGTGCCTTAGCCATCGTCACCAAAACTGGCTTTGAAACATCTCAGGGTTCTTTAGTTCGAGTTATGATTTACTCCGCTGAACGTGTTTCCGTCGATAATAAGGAAGCGTTGATgttcattcttttcttgttgattTTCGCTGTTATTGCATCCTGGTACGTTTGGGTTGAGGGTACAAAAATGGGTAGAATTCAATCCAAATTGATCTTGGACTGTATATTAATTATTACATCTGTTGTTCCTCCTGAGTTACCAATGGAATTGACCATGGCTGTCAACAGTTCTCTGGCCGCCCTTGCCAAGTTCTATGTCTATTGTACTGAACCATTTAGAATTCCATTTGCTGGTAGAATTGATGTTTGTTGTTTCGATAAAACTGGTACTTTGACCGGCGAAGATCTTGTGTTTGAAGGTCTAGCTGGTATCTCTGCGGACTCCGAAAACATTCGTCACTTGTACAGCGCTGCCGAAGCACCAGAAAGTACAATTCTTGTCATTGGTGCTGCTCACGCTTTAGTTAAATTGGAAGATGGTGATATTGTTGGTGACCCAATGGAAAAGGCGACCTTAAAGGCTGTTGGTTGGGCTGtcgaaagaaaaaacagtaaCT
Protein-coding regions in this window:
- the MTC7 gene encoding Mtc7p (hypothetical protein; predicted metabolic role based on network analysis derived from ChIP experiments, a large-scale deletion study and localization of transcription factor binding sites; null mutant is sensitive to temperature oscillation in a cdc13-1 mutant); its protein translation is MKKEKKTPTPLPSHHVLFAEPGFFLCNFFFVLLKHTQINPFFYFLFILLFIIYIAIIYFVFIRISHFSFSLCRQCNSLGRMIFMCAYLPAASSRSVANPALPPQKKKKKKKKGTLRTGEVEEQAKGNISFDLCGKQNFQ
- the MCM3 gene encoding MCM DNA helicase complex subunit MCM3 (Protein involved in DNA replication; component of the Mcm2-7 hexameric helicase complex that binds chromatin as a part of the pre-replicative complex) — protein: MEGSTGFDGDATTFFAPDAVFGDRVRRFQEFLDTFTSYRDSVRSIQVYNSNNAANYNDDQDDADERDLLGDDDGDDLEKEKKAASSTSLNILPHRIIISLDDLREFDRSFWSGILVEPAYFIPPAEKALTDLADSMDDVPHPNASAVSSRHPWKLSFKGSFGAHALSPRTLTAQHLNKLVSVEGIVTKTSLVRPKLIRSVHYAAKTGRFHYRDYTDATTTLTTRIPTPAIYPTEDTEGNKLTTEYGYSTFIDHQRITVQEMPEMAPAGQLPRSIDVILDDDLVDKTKPGDRVNVVGVFKSLGAGGMNQSNSNTLIGFKTLILGNTVYPLHARSTGVAARQMLTDFDIRNINKLSKKKDIFDILSQSLAPSIYGHDHIKKAILLMLMGGVEKNLENGSHLRGDINILMVGDPSTAKSQLLRFVLNTASLAIATTGRGSSGVGLTAAVTTDRETGERRLEAGAMVLADRGVVCIDEFDKMTDVDRVAIHEVMEQQTVTIAKAGIHTTLNARCSVIAAANPVFGQYDVNRDPHQNIALPDSLLSRFDLLFVVTDDINEIRDRSISEHVLRTHRYLPPGYLEGEPVRERLNLSLAVGEDADINPEEHSNSGAGVENEGEDDEDHVFEKFNPLLQAGAKLAKNKGNYNGTEIPKLVTIPFLRKYVQYAKERVIPQLTQEAINVIVKNYTDLRNDDNTKKSPITARTLETLIRLATAHAKVRLSKTVNKVDAKVAANLLRFALLGEDIGNDIDEEESEYEEALSKRSPQKSPKKRQRVRQPASNSGSPIKSTPRRSTASSVNATPSSARRILRFQDDEQNAGEDDNDIMSPLPADEEAELQRRLQLGLRVSPRRREHLHAPEEGSSGPLTEVGTPRLPNVSSAGQDDEQQQSVISFDNVEPGTISTGRLSLISGIIARLMQTEIFEEESYPVASLFERINEELPEEEKFSAQEYLAGLKIMSDRNNLMVADDKVWRV